A genomic stretch from Spirochaetota bacterium includes:
- a CDS encoding delta-60 repeat domain-containing protein, translating to MKKFNVLCCYVPGIVRLNPDGTLDTNFLPQGASLSVTSIELLDSNYAIVAGGFFGISYLINPYIAKIIL from the coding sequence ATTAAAAAATTTAATGTTTTATGTTGTTATGTACCAGGCATTGTAAGACTTAATCCTGATGGCACACTTGATACAAACTTTTTACCCCAAGGGGCATCTTTGTCCGTTACTTCAATAGAGCTATTAGATTCAAATTATGCAATAGTTGCTGGAGGATTCTTTGGTATATCATATTTAATTAACCCTTATATTGCAAAAATTATTTTATAA
- a CDS encoding cupin domain-containing protein, with product MSEIKVGEKIKEFREAKGMSLNELAEKTGFSSAFISQIENHLISPPLGALIKISHALNLEMGRFFGQTTEAPFTIVRSSERQLTSRVASKEGVRYGYTYESLAPEKVNRHMEPFIVTLEPVTGGQPYSHEGEEFIYVLEGQVKIQLADYSDILYPGDCIYYDSIVPHRVDTATDSPAKILAVIYS from the coding sequence ATGAGCGAAATTAAAGTTGGTGAAAAAATAAAGGAATTCCGTGAAGCCAAAGGCATGTCATTAAATGAATTGGCTGAAAAGACTGGCTTTTCTTCTGCATTTATTTCCCAGATAGAAAATCATCTTATATCACCACCATTAGGCGCGTTAATTAAAATTTCCCATGCCCTTAACTTAGAGATGGGAAGATTCTTTGGGCAGACGACAGAAGCACCATTTACCATTGTTCGGAGCAGTGAACGCCAGTTGACTTCACGTGTTGCATCAAAAGAGGGAGTACGATACGGATATACGTATGAATCCCTGGCACCTGAAAAAGTTAACCGGCACATGGAGCCCTTTATTGTAACGCTTGAACCTGTTACCGGCGGGCAGCCATACAGTCACGAAGGCGAAGAATTTATCTATGTACTTGAAGGCCAGGTAAAAATACAACTGGCCGACTACTCTGACATTTTATATCCCGGTGACTGTATTTACTATGATTCAATAGTACCACATAGAGTGGATACGGCAACCGATTCACCAGCAAAGATTCTTGCTGTCATATATAGTTAA
- a CDS encoding PTS sugar transporter subunit IIA, whose translation MHVSSNEILTLLLSISIMLIVAKFFSELFIRFKMPAVICATHPQGLDFDAPDGKPAKVIFMVITPQYDNDVQIFIISKLAQLCSNPNVVLQILNAKNNNEFIAILKTTSHIMAMEGYGTFTHN comes from the coding sequence ATGCATGTATCTTCCAATGAAATATTAACATTATTACTTTCAATCAGTATAATGCTGATTGTTGCAAAATTTTTCAGCGAATTATTTATACGCTTCAAAATGCCTGCCGTTATATGCGCAACACATCCGCAGGGGCTGGATTTTGATGCCCCTGATGGTAAACCTGCAAAAGTAATTTTTATGGTCATAACACCTCAATATGATAATGATGTGCAGATTTTTATCATATCAAAGTTAGCTCAGCTATGTTCAAATCCTAATGTCGTGTTACAAATACTGAATGCAAAAAATAATAATGAATTTATTGCCATTCTTAAAACAACATCACACATTATGGCAATGGAGGGATATGGAACTTTCACACATAATTAA
- a CDS encoding GIY-YIG nuclease family protein — protein MSNLNFYVYILTNWNNKVMYIGITNDLRRRMYEHKNKMLDGFTKKYNVNKLVYYEYTKDVHMAITREKEIKKWRREKKNNLVMSINPEWKDLTEDWEDFSLRSK, from the coding sequence ATGAGTAACCTCAATTTTTATGTTTACATCCTCACTAACTGGAATAATAAAGTTATGTATATTGGTATAACAAATGATCTTAGAAGAAGAATGTATGAACATAAAAATAAAATGCTTGATGGTTTTACAAAAAAGTACAATGTTAATAAACTTGTTTATTATGAGTACACAAAAGATGTTCATATGGCAATTACTCGTGAAAAGGAAATTAAAAAATGGCGTCGAGAAAAGAAGAACAATTTAGTAATGAGTATAAATCCTGAATGGAAAGATTTGACTGAGGATTGGGAAGATTTCTCGCTTCGCTCGAAATGA